Proteins found in one Syngnathus acus chromosome 9, fSynAcu1.2, whole genome shotgun sequence genomic segment:
- the phf19 gene encoding PHD finger protein 19, with translation MFEDVFEVEPVAPVRWEESEDEDDEAGPEDGGAGPEDGGAGPEDDGAGPEDDGAGPVDAGPEDDGAGPDSGLSVGQFVLCHWSDGLYYLGKILRLSPSRPSCFVTFEDNSKFWVLWKDIQHAGVPGKETRCSVCLKVAPRSEPILICGKCGIGFHRKCHDPPVEDSGDASPWFCRRCVFALAVRKGGALKKGPLAKALLAMKQVLSYDPDALQWDSLHRTNQQQSYCYCGGPGEWYLKMLQCFQCRQWFHEACTQCLQESMMFGDRFYLFVCCVCNKGSEHVRRLSLRWVDAVHLVLYNLSLSNKKKYFELEEIVTFVNTHWQHLQLGKLSSTPPADRGQHLLDALNKYKSKFLCGKEIKKRKCIFRLRARVPPTPPSKLFPERAHGEGAPGCKKAVGRNSTSSERRKRKSKWLLEDAIPDNDHHRMAAIFDFTLDQLHKLSRRTSGADGDSADVSTSGSVSAGGSFGPARPKVGSSKRKLPSSAYKHLAEEAPVSAEEGPYPAEPYPTEPSPANPYPAEPSRYMSRLHSRSRVLARRVTADGALQYLLQWEWEGSAPY, from the exons ATGTTTGAGGACGTGTTTGAAGTGGAGCCTGTGGCACCTGTGCGCTGGGAGGAGAGCGAAGATGAGGACGACGAGGCCGGGCCGGAGGACGGCGGGGCCGGGCCGGAGGACGGCGGGGCCGGGCCGGAGGACGACGGGGCCGGGCCGGAGGACGACGGGGCCGGGCCGGTGGACGCCGGGCCGGAGGACGACGGGGCCGGGCCAGACTCCGGCCTCAGCGTGGGCCAGTTTGTGCTCTGTCATTGGTCGGACGGCCTTTACTACCTGGGCAAGATTCTCAGG CTCAGCCCATCGAGACCTAGCTGCTTCGTCACCTTTGAGGACAACTCCAAATTTTGGGTCCTGTGGAAGGACATTCAGCACG CCGGCGTGCCTGGGAAGGAGACCCGCTGCTCGGTGTGTCTGAAGGTGGCGCCAAGATCCGAGCCGATCCTCATTTGCGGAAAGTGCGGCATAG GTTTCCACCGCAAGTGTCACGATCCTCCCGTAGAGGACAGCGGTGATGCGAGTCCCTGGTTCTGTCGACGTTGCGTCTTTGCCCTGGCCGTCAGG AAAGGGGGTGCTTTGAAGAAGGGGCCCCTGGCCAAAGCTCTGCTCGCCATGAAGCAGGTGCTGTCCTACGACCCGGATGCGCTCCAGTGGGACTCTCTGCACCGCACCAATCAGCAGCAGTCTTACTGCTACTGCGGAGGCCCTGGAGA GTGGTATCTGAAGATGCTCCAGTGCTTCCAGTGTCGGCAGTGGTTCCACGAGGCGTGCACGCAGTGCTTGCAAGAGAGCATGATGTTTGGAGACAG gTTCTACTTGTTCGTGTGTTGTGTCTGCAACAAAGGTTCGGAGCACGTGCGCCGTTTGTCTCTTCGCTGGGTGGACGCGGTGCACCTGGTTCTCTACAATCTGTCGCTGAGCAACAAGAAGAAGTACTTTGAACTGGAGGAAATCGTGACCTTTGTCAACACGCACTGGCAACACTTGCAGCTGGGAAAG TTGTCGAGCACTCCTCCGGCAGACAGGGGGCagcacctgctcgacgccctCAACAAGTACAAGAGCAA GTTCCTGTGCGGGAAAGAGATTAAAAAGAGGAAGTGCATCTTTCGTCTAAGGGCGCGCGTTCCTCCCACGCCGCCCTCCAAACTTTTCCCCGAGCGTGCTCACGGCGAGGGCGCTCCGGGCTGCAAGAAGGCCGTGGGTCGCAACAG cACTTCATCagagaggagaaagaggaagtCCAAGTGGTTGTTGGAAGACGCCATCCCTGAT AATGATCATCACCGCATGGCCGCCATATTTGACTTCACCCTGGACCAACTGCACAAGCTTAGCAG ACGAACGTCGGGTGCGGATGGAGACTCGGCAGACGTTTCCACGTCGGGTTCCGTCAGTGCCGGCGGCTCCTTTGGGCCAGCCAG ACCAAAGGTAGGCAGCAGCAAGAGGAAGTTGCCGAGCTCCGCCTACAAGCATTTGGCCGAGGAGGCTCCCGTAAGCGCCGAGGAAGGCCCGTATCCCGCCGAGCCGTATCCCACCGAGCCGTCTCCCGCCAACCCGTATCCCGCCGAGCCGTCCCGCTACATGTCTCGCCTGCACTCGCGTTCCCGCGTGCTGGCGCGCCGTGTCACCGCAGATGGCGCCCTGCAGTACCTGCTGCAGTGGGAGTGGGAGGGCTCGGCACCTTACTAG
- the LOC119126654 gene encoding disabled homolog 2-interacting protein-like translates to MRRPRCARQESVLSGGGVTSLELKMDQSVIIKPVHSSLLGQDYCFEVTTAAGTKCFSCRSAAERDKWMENLRRAVQPNKDNSRRLENLLTLWVIEAKDLPAKKRYFCELCLDDSLYARTSCKMKTDNIFWGERFDFSSLPCVNAVTLHIYKDTDRKRKKDKSSYVGLVNIPVVAVTGRQLVEKWYTVSMPSTIRGKSSVPTVRVKARYQSVAILPMEQYKEFAEFISANYLLLCNTLESSIGLRAKEEVAAALVHILHSTGKAKDFLTDLMMSEVDRYRDNDQLIFRENTLATKSIEEYLKLIGQKYLQDALGEFIKALCESDENCEVDASRCAGSELAEHQANLRMCCELAFCKILDSYRVFPRELKEVFASWRQECSNRGRTDISERLISASLFLRFLCPAVMSPSLFDLTQGYPDERTARTLTLIAKVIQTLANFSKFGTKEEYMLFMNDFVELQWSNMQRFLQEISNPDGLNHTGAGFDGYVDLGRELSCLHTLLAELDQSCLSKLSPLPRILRDVTAALANPGGGPYPGKASSPEQQLSSPPPPPPPPLSPPPLSPPLAACNPSLGQQCGVGPDGGLVDFTRLPSPTPENKDLFFVTKGSSLQPASGPRGSPAPSSSYSEPNDDAAFARAGQEMSSAEGRSLSLVDLQDSFPGDAADDSQWQRRAGLLPLSFQNPVYHMSSRQPRRAEAAPSDGCSATLQGGDERNSAAAPRSAFLTQMQVGAASGGERGERLSAVSSSSSGEEQNRRALSENITSGAAPPRQSCTGPQRRIDQPPPPSAAPPPRGRTPPSMLPPRPASGSMMSSSPDWPSSGHSRLRQASSSSKGDSPEKVRPATKAPSPCALDRTAAWLLNMNSASSYAETEDDRHDDALIDKYQQDIALLQEKLRVAALRQEECEARLLVQDQQNQRLLQEYQARLEDTESRLRRLQDDKDLQMNSIISRLMAVEEELKKDHSEMQAVVDSKQKIIEAQEKRMANLDATNSRLMAALAQLKERYGVTSQRNGLSPSNTSSLQITENGEFRNSDHR, encoded by the exons ATGCGTCGGCCGCGCTGCGCTCGTCAGGAGTCGGTGTTAAGCGGCGGAGGGGTGACCTCTCTGGAGCTGAAAATGGACCAATCGGTGATCATCAAACCCGTTCACTCGTCGCTTCTGGGCCAGGACTACTGCTTTGAG GTGACCACCGCGGCGGGGACCAAGTGCTTCTCGTGCCGCTCAGCGGCCGAGCGGGACAAGTGGATGGAGAACCTGCGGCGAGCTGTGCAACCCAACAAAGACAACAGCCGACGCCTGGAGAACCTTCTGACCTTGTGGGTCATCGAAGCCAAGGACCTGCCCGCCAAGAAGAG GTACTTCTGTGAACTTTGTCTAGATGACAGCCTGTACGCACGCACGTCCTGCAAGATGAAAACGGACAACATCTTTTGGGGCGAGCGCTTCGACTTCAGCAGTCTGCCGTGCGTCAACGCCGTGACGCTGCACATCTACAAAGACACAGACAGGAAACGCAAGAAGGACAAGAGCAGCTACGTGGGTCTGGTCAACATCCCTGTCGTCGCGGTGACGGGCAGACAGCTGGTGGAGAAGTGGTACACGGTCAGCATGCCCAGCACCATCAGGG GCAAGTCGAGCGTGCCGACGGTGCGGGTGAAGGCGCGCTACCAGAGCGTAGCCATCCTGCCCATGGAGCAGTACAAAGAGTTTGCCGAGTTCATCAGCGCCAACTACTTGCTGCTGTGCAACACGCTGGAATCTTCCATCGGCCTGCGAGCCAAAGAGGAAGTGGCGGCGGCGCTGGTTCACATCCTGCACAGCACCGGCAAAGCCAAG GACTTCCTGACGGACTTGATGATGTCGGAGGTGGACCGTTACCGGGACAACGATCAGCTGATCTTCAGAGAGAACACCCTGGCCACTAAAAGCATTGAGGAATACTTGAAGCTGATTGGACAAAAGTACCTGCAGGACGCGCTGG GCGAGTTCATCAAAGCTCTGTGCGAGTCGGACGAGAACTGCGAGGTGGACGCGTCTCGCTGCGCCGGCTCTGAGCTGGCCGAGCATCAGGCCAACCTGAGAATGTGCTGTGAGCTGGCCTTCTGCAAGATACTCGACTCCTACAG GGTGTTTCCTCGGGAGCTGAAGGAGGTTTTTGCCTCGTGGCGTCAGGAGTGCAGCAACCGCGGGAGAACAGACATCAGTGAGCGCCTGATCAGCGCCTCGCTGTTCCTGCGCTTCCTGTGTCCGGCGGTGATGTCGCCCTCGCTCTTCGACCTGACGCAAGGATACCCCGACGAGCGCACGGCTCGCACGCTGACGCTCATCGCCAAAGTCATCCAGACGCTGGCCAACTTCAGCAA GTTCGGCACTAAAGAAGAATACATGCTCTTCATGAACGACTTTGTGGAGCTCCAGTGGAGCAACATGCAGCGATTCCTGCAGGAGATCTCCAACCCCGATGGACTCAACCACACCGGCGCCGGCTTTGACGGATACGTCGACCTGGGCCGGGAGCTGTCCTGCCTGCACACCTTGCTCGCTGAGCTGGACCAG TCCTGCCTGTCCAAGCTGAGTCCGCTTCCTCGGATCCTACGGGACGTGACGGCGGCTCTGGCCAACCCCGGGGGCGGGCCTTATCCCGGGAAAGCCTCCTCGCCCGAGCAGCAATTGTCGtccccgccaccgccgccgccgccgcctctgtCGCCGCCGCCCCTCTCGCCTCCTCTGGCAGCATGCAATCCCTCGCTCGGCCAGCAGTGCGGCGTTGGACCGGACGGAGG GTTGGTGGATTTCACCAGGCTACCGTCGCCCACGcctgaaaacaaagatttgTTCTTTGTCACAAAAGGTTCCAGCCTTCAGCCTGCGTCAG GCCCGCGCGGCTCTCCGGCCCCGAGCTCCTCCTACTCGGAGCCCAACGACGACGCGGCGTTCGCCAGAGCGGGCCAGGAAATGAGCAGTGCGGAGGGCCGGAGCCTGTctctggtggacctgcaggaTTCCTTCCCCGGTGACGCGGCGGATGACAGCCAATGGCAGCGCAGGGCGGGGCTGCTGCCGTTGTCCTTCCAGAACCCCGTCTATCACATGTCGTCGCGGCAACCCCGCCGGGCCGAGGCCGCGCCCTCCGACGGCTGCTCTGCGACTTTGCAAGGCGGGGATGAGCGCAACTCGGCCGCTGCGCCCAGATCCGCCTTCCTCACCCAGATGCAAGTGGGCGCGGCCTCCGGGGGCGAGCGAGGAGAGCGTCTGTCGGCCgtgtccagcagcagcagcggagAAGAGCAAAACAGAAGAGCGCTCTCGGAGAACATCACAa GTGGCGCCGCGCCCCCCCGCCAGAGCTGCACGGGTCCTCAGCGTCGCATCGACCAACCGCCGCCGCCCTcggcggcgccgccgccgcggggCCGCACGCCGCCCAGCATGCTCCCCCCTCGCCCCGCCTCTGGGAGCATGATGTCGTCCAGTCCCGATTGGCCCAGCAGCGGACACTCGCGACTGCGCCAGGCCTCGTCTTCGTCGAAAGGAGACAGTCCCGAAAAAGTGCGGCCTGCCACCAAG GCGCCGTCTCCATGCGCGTTGGACCGTACGGCCGCCTGGCTTCTCAACATGAATTCTGCCTCTTCCTACGCCGAGACGGAAGACGACCGTCATGACGATGCCCTCATCGACAAG TACCAGCAGGACATTGCATTGCTGCAGGAGAAACTTCGTGTGGCGGCCCTGCGTCAGGAGGAGTGTGAGGCCCGGCTCCTGGTTCAGGACCAGCAAAACCAGCGTCTGCTGCAGGAATATCAG GCTCGACTGGAGGATACAGAGAGTCGGCTGAGGAGGCTGCAGGATGACAAAGATCTCCAGATGAACAGCATCATCAGCAG GTTAATGGCAGTGGAAGAGGAGCTGAAGAAAGATCATTCCGAAATGCAGGCTGTGGTTGACTCCAAACAAAAGATCATTGAGGCACAG